Part of the Clostridium sporogenes genome, TTAGTTTTCTGAGATTCTATCACTTCAAATAAAATATTTTCAGCTTCATTAATTTTACCTTCACTTATATATTTTTTTATCATAAACTCTAGCAATTCATCTCCTGAAATGGTCATATTATAATTCTCTATATCAATATCACTTTTTATAGCATCTTTTCCTGCAAAAAGAGCAACAGCTGCTTTTACTCCAGTTTTTATAAGTCTTATAATATATTCATCTTCAAACATTTATCACTAAATCCTTTCATTAGCTTTTCAACACCCTAATAGATAATTTAGAACATAATTATATAAAAAATAACACTTCTAAAACACGCAAAATTCAATTTTAAATAACGTGGTTTCTCTGCAAATCCTTTTTAGATTATTGGGTTAAAATAGGAACATTATGCAAAAATAGTTTATTTCTTGTTATTTTTTTTATTAGTGGCAATAATACTACAGAAAATAGCAGTACCTATTGCAATCCAAAGAGCGATGCTCATTTGAAGTCCTCCCTTCAAATTTACTATTTAACTTTTAGTAGATTATAATATTTTTATAAAGCCAAATTATGTTCATAATTTATTTACATACCTCAGGAGATAGATTATATATTTATAATCTTACCAAGGTCTTTTCCCTTGTAACCACCCTTTATCTCTCCAATATTCTTTGTCTTGATGACCGTCTAAATAGCTATTCATAAGATTTCTAAATATACTAAACAATATTTTTGTTTTTAGAGGGATATATACTTTTTTATTTTTCATTGAATTATAAAAAGCATATGATTTCTTGGCCAAACGTTTCTCATATTTATTTTGCTTTTTCAGTGGCATATCACTCCAATTTTTTGCCCAAAGAGTTAAACCGCATTTATACACCTTTGGAATTCCCCAGTATTTCAAACTTCTTTCTATTGGCTTTATTACATGTTTTGTACCTGTACCAGCGGTTGTAGATATTACAAAAGCAGTCTTAGAAAACATTTCTTGTAATGGCCTGTGACTCATAAAAATACACCCAAAATGATCAAGAAAAACTTTAAGTTGTCCACTCTCAGCAAGTGAATAAACAGGGGAAGCTATAATGATACCATCTGAAAGTTTCATCTTTTCTAAAATAGGATGAGTATATTTAGCATGAGGACAAAATTCCCCACCGAAACTTCCTTTATCAAGACATTGAAAACATCCACAACAAAATAATGGTAAGTCTTTTGGTAAATAAAAATCAAAAAAATCATTATTTCCAAGAGAATTCAACTTTGATTTAACTATCTCAATAGTCTTTTCTGTATTGCCATTTCTTTGACTGCCATGTATTACGGATATTTTCATCTCTTCCACTCCCTTATTCAATATAATAATAGATTTTAATTCATATTAACTTAGGATTATTATTTAATTAATGTGTATTTACATGCCCCAGGGGATGCATTATAGAAAAACACCCCAAAATTCATATTTGAATAATGCGGTGTTTTAGTAAATTATTCGTTTTCTCAATTATTACCTAAATATCTATGGCAATATCTTTCTTTTTATGAACTCTAAATATTGTAAAGCTAATTACTGCAATATATCCAATTATAGAAATTACTGATGCTTCTATTCCAAAGTGTCCCCCAGTTAACAATATTGATTTTGAATTAAGAACATATGAATAAATGCATTCAGCATTATGCTTGACACCTATGTCTAATATGCCTCCAATAATAATGATATTCCAAATAGCATGTACTATAGCACTTGACCAAATTGTTTTACTTTCATAAGTAATAAGTGAAAACATTATACCAACACTTGTCCCAGCGATAAATAACATTAAAATATCACTAAAATTCATTCCTCCCATTGTATGAAGTAATCCAAAAACAATTGATGGTACAAATATAGATATCATTTTACCCCATCGCTGTTTCAATATATACATAATAAACCCTCTGAAAATCATTTCTTCAACAACTGCAGCACAACCTACAGTAAAAATAGAAATTATAATTTTACTTATTATTTCAGTTGTTGATTTTCCATTATTAACAAAGTATCCTGGAGTAAGAATTAATAATACAGATACCATAATTGGTAAAATTATTCCAATTACTAGCCATGTAAAATTAATCTTTGGTTTTCCAATACCACATTCTAATAAACTATGACAAAAAAATTTTTACATAAATTTGATAGAAAAAGATAGGAAAGCAGTATATAAGTTATTCCAAAAACCATACTCGTAATTACCTTCGGCAATGGAAGTATATAAGCTAGATGGCTTAGCGATTGGCAGATTACCAAAACAAAAATTCCCCCAAATATAGCACTTATTGCTTTGAATGTTGTTATTTCATTTTTCATTCTCTATGTTTCCTCCTGGCCTAATAAAAATATCATCATTTAAACATAAAATATAACTACGATTTATCGACACTAAAATTATACCACATTTTCCATAAATTTATATATACAGAAACAGAATAGTTTTAAAACACCGTCTTATTAAATTTTCAAAGAACATTTTCTCTATCTACATTTTCAAAATTTAAGTTAACTTTATTTCATATTATGAATAAATAATTTTATCTTTTTACTAACATATACATTAGTGCATTTACTATAGAAGCTGCTACGTTACTTCCACCTTTTCTTCCTCTTATAGTTATAAAGGGTATATCTAATTTTTCTAATTCTTTTTTTGATTCCGCTGCTCCTACAAAGCCTACTGGTACTCCTATTATAAATTTAGGGTTTGCTTTTCCTTCTTTCATAAGCTCCATAAGCTTGTATAGTGCTGTTGGTGCATTTCCAAAGACAAAAAATTCTATACCTTCTTCTGCTGCTAGTTCTACTGCTGCCATGGATCTTGTTATACCTCTGTCCTTTGCAATTAGAGCTACATCTTCTTTAGATACAAAACACTGAACTGTAGAATTTAAATCTTTTAAAGCCTTTTTATTTATACCGGATAAAGCCATATTTGTGTCTGTATAAATCTTTGTACCATTTTTAAGAATTTCTCTTGCTGCCTCTATGGCTCCTTCCTTTATATAAATTAAATCTTTATATTCAAAATCTGCTGTAGTATGTATTACTCTTTTTACTATCTTTAATTCTTCACGAGAAAAATTATGTTCTCCCATCTCTTCTTCTATTATTTCAAAACTTCTTTTTTCTATATCCATTGGTTTTTTTATATAATCTTTCATAACTCTACCTTCCTGCCACTAAGGCTTAAACATATTAAATAAATATCATATAAATTAAAACTTATTTAAATAAAAAACAAAATTATTGTATCAATTAACGCAACAATCACAAAAACAACAATTCCTTTTAAAAATGACCTAATGTGCTTTTTAGGGTTTTTATATACACTATCTAATTTTTCCGTTCCTTTAAACCTTACTCTTTCTGTATTTCTCCACCAAATCATATCAATAAAGAAAAAATCAAAAGCGTTAAGAACCTCTCCTAGAATTAAAATATTAAAAAAATTTTGTTTCCAGCTGTTAGTTCTTATAATAAACCCACATAAAAACAACACTATAGAGAATATAAAAACATTATATATAAAAGACATATACGCTCTTTTCGTTACAATTTTATTTTTTAATCTATCATTATTGATTATTATGCTTTGTATTTCATCTGGATATGATTCAAAACTTTTTATATTTTTTTCATCATTTCCAGTTCCTAAAAAGCAAATCATAAAAAAAATTAAACATAAAACAATACTTTCTATTAACAATCCCATTATATCGCTTCCATTTCTTGTCGAATTCCTATTTTTATCTTTTGCTTAAGTTTTTTATAAAGTCCATATTTCCGAAGAAATGTACATGAGCATATGCTGCCAATGTATTATTTTTTATATACCCACAGCTCCATTTTTTTGTGGAATCATCATAGAGATTTTTAGTAAGTTCATATATTTTATCCTCTTTTAAATCCACATAGGATTTATGAAATTCATGACAATTAATTTTTAACCCTTTAGGTAATATTTTATTTTCTTTTTCCACTTCTATTTCAGCATACCCAAAGTTTTGAAGTCTTTTAGTCATATGGCATTTACCCTTAAAAAATCCTACTGCTTCTTTATAGTCTCCATCTAAATCTTCTATACCTTCTGTTAAATACATAAGTCCTCCGCATTCTGCATAACATGGGTGTCCATTATTTAATGCTTTATTTATACTATTTAACATAGATTTGTTTTCTCTTAATTCCTTTATAAAAACCTCTGGGTATCCTCCGCCTATATATAAAAAATCTAAATCATCAGGTAATTTTTCATCCTTCATAGGACTAAAATATTCTATATTACCTACATTTTCTAATAGTTCTATGTTCTCCTTATAATAAAAACTAAAAGCTTTATCATAAGGTATGCCTATATTTAGATTTTTGTTTTCTAAGTAAAAATTATCTTTATATTTTTCTGTTTCTTTAAAATGATTTATTAAATTTTCTACATCTACATATTTTAAAATTAATTCACTACATATATCTATTTTTTCTTCCAAATCTTTTATTTCACTACTTTGTATAAGACCTAAATGTCTACTTTTCAATTCTAATTTTTCTTCCTTTGGTACATATCCAAATACCTTTAATCCACAATTTTCTTCAACTAATCTCTTAAGTAATTTATAATAGTTTTCACTCACTTTATTAAAAATTACTCCAACTATGTTTATCTTTTCATAATTTAATATTCCCATAATTTCTGCACATAAGGTAGCACTTTGAGCCTTTGGAGTTAATACTAAAACTACTGGTAAATTTAACACTTTGGATAAATGAGCCGTAGAATATTTTGTATCTATACCCTTTCCATCATATAATCCCATTACCCCTTCTATTACAGCTAAATCACCTTTACCCCTGCTATAGGATGCTTTAACACCATCTTCTCCCATTAAAAACAAATCTAAATTTCTAGAACTGTTTTCTGTTACATAAGAATGAAAGGCAGGATCTATATAATCAGGACCAACTTTATATCCTTGAACTTTATAACCTTTTTTAATTAAAGCCTTCATAAGACCTAAAGTTACTGTAGTTTTTCCTCCACCACTA contains:
- a CDS encoding DUF6483 family protein; this encodes MFEDEYIIRLIKTGVKAAVALFAGKDAIKSDIDIENYNMTISGDELLEFMIKKYISEGKINEAENILFEVIESQKTKKNLETALSFYKELSKWHEARLLKCNFSKLEIEQGLKDVRKLYEKD
- a CDS encoding flavodoxin family protein — protein: MKISVIHGSQRNGNTEKTIEIVKSKLNSLGNNDFFDFYLPKDLPLFCCGCFQCLDKGSFGGEFCPHAKYTHPILEKMKLSDGIIIASPVYSLAESGQLKVFLDHFGCIFMSHRPLQEMFSKTAFVISTTAGTGTKHVIKPIERSLKYWGIPKVYKCGLTLWAKNWSDMPLKKQNKYEKRLAKKSYAFYNSMKNKKVYIPLKTKILFSIFRNLMNSYLDGHQDKEYWRDKGWLQGKRPW
- a CDS encoding CPBP family intramembrane glutamic endopeptidase gives rise to the protein MVSVLLILTPGYFVNNGKSTTEIISKIIISIFTVGCAAVVEEMIFRGFIMYILKQRWGKMISIFVPSIVFGLLHTMGGMNFSDILMLFIAGTSVGIMFSLITYESKTIWSSAIVHAIWNIIIIGGILDIGVKHNAECIYSYVLNSKSILLTGGHFGIEASVISIIGYIAVISFTIFRVHKKKDIAIDI
- a CDS encoding precorrin-8X methylmutase; its protein translation is MKDYIKKPMDIEKRSFEIIEEEMGEHNFSREELKIVKRVIHTTADFEYKDLIYIKEGAIEAAREILKNGTKIYTDTNMALSGINKKALKDLNSTVQCFVSKEDVALIAKDRGITRSMAAVELAAEEGIEFFVFGNAPTALYKLMELMKEGKANPKFIIGVPVGFVGAAESKKELEKLDIPFITIRGRKGGSNVAASIVNALMYMLVKR
- a CDS encoding cobyrinate a,c-diamide synthase, with the protein product MRSIIISSNSSGGGKTTVTLGLMKALIKKGYKVQGYKVGPDYIDPAFHSYVTENSSRNLDLFLMGEDGVKASYSRGKGDLAVIEGVMGLYDGKGIDTKYSTAHLSKVLNLPVVLVLTPKAQSATLCAEIMGILNYEKINIVGVIFNKVSENYYKLLKRLVEENCGLKVFGYVPKEEKLELKSRHLGLIQSSEIKDLEEKIDICSELILKYVDVENLINHFKETEKYKDNFYLENKNLNIGIPYDKAFSFYYKENIELLENVGNIEYFSPMKDEKLPDDLDFLYIGGGYPEVFIKELRENKSMLNSINKALNNGHPCYAECGGLMYLTEGIEDLDGDYKEAVGFFKGKCHMTKRLQNFGYAEIEVEKENKILPKGLKINCHEFHKSYVDLKEDKIYELTKNLYDDSTKKWSCGYIKNNTLAAYAHVHFFGNMDFIKNLSKR